TTGATGGAGAGGAGCTTCTGGATCTGTCCTTCCACCTCCTCCCGGGACTTCTTGAACTCGGGGTGGTCGGCGGTGACCGTGGCCGGCTTCACCGTGGCCAGGTAGCCGGCGATAGTGTTGGGGATGACGAAGTAGCCGTCGGCCAGGCCCTGCATGAGGGCGGAGGCGCCGAGGCGGTTCGCGCCGTGGACGGAGAAGTTGGCCTCGCCCAGGACGAAGAGGCCGGGAACGTTGCTCATGCAGTTGTAATCGACCCACAGACCACCCATGGAGTAATGGGGAGCCGGGTAGATGCGCATCGGCTGCTTGTAGGCGTTCTCGTCGGTGATCTTCTCGTACATCTGGAAGAGATTGCCGTAGCGCTCGCGGATGGTGTCCTCGCCGACGCGGCCGATGGACGAAGCGAAATCGAGGTAGACGCCGCGCTTGCCGGGGCCGACGCCGCGCTCATCGTCGCACTGCTCCTTGGCAGCGCGCGACGCGATGTCGCGGGGGGCCAGGTTGCCGAAGGAGGGGTACTTGCGCTCGAGGTAGTAGTCGCGGTCGTCTTCCGCGATCGCCGAGGCGGGCTTGTCGCAGTCTTCCTTGCTCTTCGGCACCCAGCAGCGGCCGTCGTTGCGCAGAGACTCGGACATCAGGGTCAGCTTCGACTGGTGCTCGCCGGTCTGCGGGATGCAGGTCGGATGGATCTGCGTGTAACAGGGGTTGGCCATGTAGGCGCCTTTTTTGGCGGCCTTCCAGGCGGCGGTGACGCTGCAGCCCATAGCGTTGGTGGAGAGATAGAAGACGTTGACGTAGCCGCCGGTGGCCAGCACTACGGCATCGCCCCAGTATGACTCGATCTCGCCGGTGACCAGGTTGCGGCAGGTGATCCCTTTGGCGACGCCGTCAACCACCACGAGGTCGAGCATCTCGCGGCGCTCGAAGAGCTTGACGGAGCCGGCCTTGACCTGGCGGGAGAGGGCCTGATAGGCGCCGATCAGCAGCTGCTGTCCGGTCTGGCCGCGGGCGTAGAAGGTACGGGAAACCTGGGCGCCGCCGAAGGAGCGGTTGTCCAGGTAGCCTGCGTAGTCGCGAGCGAAGGGAACTCCCTGGGCGACGCACTGGTCGATGATGTTGTTGGAAACCTGGGCCAGACGCCAGACGTCAGCTTCACGAGCCCGGAAGTCGCCCCCTTTGATGGTGTCGTAGAAAAGGCGGAAGATGCTGTCGCCGTCGCTGGGGTAGTTCTTGGCGGCGTTGATTCCGCCCTGGGCGGCGATGGAGTGGGCGCGGCGGGCGCTGTCCTGGTAGCAGAAGGCTTCGACGTTGTAGCCGAGCTCCCCCAGGGTGGCGGCAGCGGCGCCGCCGGCGAGGCCGGTGCCGACCACGAGGACTTTATACTTGCGCTTATTGGAAGGATTGACCAGTTTGAGATCAAACTGGTGACGATCCCAAGATGTCTGAATAGGTCCGGTAGGACATTTGCCGTCGAGTATCACAGTATTAACCCCCTATGACGTTGAAAAAGATTAAGATGGGTGTGAAGAGGAACCCGATAGCCACCAAACCGGCGACCCAGCGGCCGCCCGTGGTCAGTTTGGGGAGGGTGGCGTCATTAGTCAGACCCAGGGACTGGAAGAAGCTCTGAATGCCATGGCGCAGATGAAGCAGCAGCACGATCATGGCGGCCACGTACACGACGGTGACGACAAGGCCGTCAAAGCTCGTAGTCATCATCCGGAACACGTCGAAGCGGCCGATCTCGTCAGCCATCTGATTGAACTCGGGGTTAAAGGCGTGAATCGTGAAATGCAGGAGGTGATATATGACAAAGACCCCCAGAATGACACCGGTCCAGATCATCGTCTCGGCCGAGAAGGTTGTGCGCTCGTTCTTCTTCATGGCGTACTGCTCGGGCCGTGCCGACTTGTTTTCCAGGTAAAGAGTGATCCCCATCCAGATGTGCAGAATGAAAAACACCAGCATCGCTCCGCGGAAGGCCCACAGCAGCGGCGGGAAAGCCCGCAGATGCTCCGCATAGCTGTTTATCCCTTCGGCGCCGCCGAAGATCGACAGATTGCCCAGCATGTGAGCAACGACAAAGCCGACCATTGCCAGCCCCGTGAGCCCCATGATGTACTTTTTACCTAATGACGTCTTGTACCATCGCATGGCAACATCCCATCCCTGTGAAAGATTTATTGCCTACCGGCAAAGGAACCGCAGGAAGTTTTAGCCTCCCTGTCCGAACGGACACCATCTCCCGTCAAGGAAAATGGCGGTCCGCGCCAACTGCTGAAAATATCCATGCCAATCAACCTCCCGTTGAAGACTGCGAAATCTGCGACAATCTTCCTCTCATCCCCGGTCAAAAACCGTAACATGAATTCATGCAAATCCTGATTTAAGTAACATTCGATGCGTATACATGTCAACCGAAAACTGCACACTGTATACACATTTGAAACACCGTTACAGGATGAATTTATCCTTCCAGGACCTCCGGATTCATCTTAAAATATAGCCCTCCCCTTATAGTTTCAATAAAAAATCCCCTCAGTTGCTTTCAACGCCATTTTCTGTTAGTTTTGCGGCTGATTAACTCTTGTGAGAATCACCCATTTATTCTTCCGGTCCGGGAAAGTATACGAAATATGTTCACATTCGATTTGCTCGCCGTCGATCCATGCTCCGCCGCCCGTCGCGGACGCGTAACCACGCCGCACGGGGTGATCGAGACCCCCATCTTCATGCCGGTCGGAACCCACGCTGCCCTCAAGGCCATGACTCCTGCCCAGGTGGAGGAAACGGGGGCCCAGATCATCCTCTCCAACACCTACCACCTGCACCTCAAGCCCGGAGAGGGGCTGGTTCAGAAGGCCGGGGGGCTGCACCGGTTCATGAACTGGTCGAAGCCCATCCTGACCGACAGCGGCGGCTTCCAGGTCTTCTCCCTTCCCAAAAAGAAGATCACCGAGACGGGGGTCTACTTTCGCCATGAGGTCACCGGCGAAGAGATTTTTCTCGGCCCCAAGGAAGCCACCGGTATCCAGAACGCACTAGGCGCAGACATCATCATGGCCTTTGATGAGTGCATCCCCTATCCGGCCACCCATGAATACGCCGCGGCTTCCATCAAAAAGACTCTGCGCTGGGCCGAGCTCTGCCTGGCGAGCCAAAACCGGCCGGAGCAGGCCCTCTTCGGCATCGTTCAGGGGAGCGTCTATGAAGATCTGCGCAGGGAGTGCGCCCGGGAGCTGACCGCCATGGGCTTTCCCGGTTACGCCATCGGCGGGGTGAGCGTCGGCGAGGGGCTCGATCTGCTCAAGAAGGTGGTCGATTATACCGCCCCCTTTCTGCCGGAGGATAAACCGCGCTACCTCATGGGGGTGGGGCTGCCCGAGGACATTCTGGAGAGCGTCCAGCGGGGAATGGACATGTTCGACTGCGTCATTCCCACCCGCTATGCCCGGAGCGCCACCCTGTTCACCAGTCGCGGCAAGATCCGCCTCACCCACCGCCGCTACCGCCGCGACTTCTTCCCTGTCGACGCCGCCTGCGACTGCTACTGCTGCCGGAACTTCACCCGCGCCTACCTGCACCACCTGTACAACGCCAACGAGATCCTCTCGGCGACCCTGGCCGCCATTCACAACGTCCATTTCTATCTGGAGATGATGCAGGGCGCCCGGAAAGCCATCGAGCAGGGCGTGTTCGTGGATTTCAAGGAAGATTTTCTGGGACGGTACGGGAGCGAAACGTAGCTATCAGCTGCAAGCTGCAAGCTGCAAGCTGCAAGCTGTCAGCTGTCAGCTGTAAGCTGTAAGCTGAACCTTTCGTGATTTTGGACTTTGGATTTACTTACAGCTTATAGCTTATAGCTGAACTTCTAGCTTGAAGCTGATAACTGACAGCTAATGAGCGAAGCGAATTCTACAGAGCGGCTTGATCCGGGTCTGGCCCGGCGGCTGCACGGGGCTCTTACCGCCGGCCCGGATGAGCTCTTTCAGCTGGTTCAGGACCCGTCTCACGAGGTCCTGCGGGCTCTGCTGAAGAATCCCCGGCTGGGGGAAGATCACCTTCTGTCCCTGCTCAAACGCCGCGATTTGTCCGAGGACCTGCTCAAAGCCGTCTTCCGCCTGGAAAAGGTCGACGCCAGCCACCGTCTCAAGGTCGCCCTGGTCTTCAATCCCGGCACCCCCGGAGCGGTGGTCCAGACCCTCCTCCCCCAGCTCTACCTCTTCGAGCTGGCCAATCTCTGCCATCTCCCCGGAGTCACCCCCGATCAGAAGGTCGCCGCCGAGCGGGTGATCATTCAGCGCCTCCCCACCACTGCTCTGGGGAACAAGCTCACCCTGGCGCGGCGGGGAACGGGCGCCGTGGTCGCTGAACTGTTCAAGGAAGGAGATGCGCGGCTGATCGAGGCGTGCCTGCTCAATTCCAGACTCAAGGAGGCCGCCATTCTTCAGTTTCTAGGCAGCAGCCGAGCCACGGCGGAAACCATTTCCGCCGTCGCCCGCCACCCGAGATGGAAAAGCCGCCCCAATATCAGGCTCGCCATCCTCAAGACCCCCCACACTCCAGCGGTCTGGTTCACCCTCTTCCTCCCCGCTCTCCGGATCCCCGAGCTCAACAACCTTCTAACCTCCCGAAGGCTCACCCCCAGACAGAAGATGCTGGTGGAGGAGGAGCTGAAAAAGCGGTGAGGGACGCCCCGTCCCCCTTCCCTTAGATATCTTCCTAACTGGAGCAGAAGGTGTTGGGATGAAACTCTCTGATACATTGAAATTTCCCGACAATCATGTTTAATAAGTCAAAGCCTGCAATCCCATCCCCTTAACCGGAGTACCTTAATGACGAAAGAGACGGAACGCAAGGTCCTGATTGTTGAGGATGATCCCGTCGTTTGCAGGCTGACGGCAAATCTGCTCGAAAAAGAGAGGAACCTTAAAGCCCAATGCGCGACCAGCGGTGAAGATGCCGTCCGGGCATGGCGAGATGGAAAATTTGATGTGATCCTGATGGACATCCGGATGGAAGGGATGGACGGCATTGAAACGGCAAAACTGATCCGGGAACTGGAGAGGACATACGGCAGAAAGCGGGCTAAAATAATCGCTTACAGTGCCATCGCGGATCAGAACACCATCGAAAGCAGCTTCGAAGCAGAATTCGACGATTTCATATCCAAGCCAAGCACCCTGGCCAAAATCATGGACAAAATAGACCACTCCCTCTCCACCCATTAGCGACCCCTCGCCTCCTACGCCATTGGGGCAGGCTCCCCTTGAACCGACGAGCTCGATCCCGAATCATTCCGCCATTGTCGTAATTAAGCCTTTGTGAGCGGATGCGGGTATTATATCGTACACCCGCTCTGAGTTGCTACGGGTCCGATCCCAAGAGTCAGTGCCGCCGCCCCGAGGATCCCGGCGTCATCACCCAATTCTCCGTTGACGACCTTCATGCGCTGAGCGGGGATCTCAAACGCCCGCCGTGAAAGCTCCCCTTCCAGAGCCGGGCGAAAGAGATCGAGGCTTTCACTGGCTCCGCCGCTGATCACGGCGCCTTCCAGGTTGAGCAGATTCGCGATCCCTGCCAGGACCTGTCCCAATCGGCGTCCCGCCTCATCCAGCGCAGCCAGGGCCACTCGATCACCCCGGAGGGCCGCTACGGCAACCTGGTGGCTGGTAAGCTCTTCCCGGGCTAGACCCCTCAAACTGCTCATTCCGCCGGCATTGAGGAATTCCTGAACGGATCTGACAATCCCTGTTGCCGAGGCATACTGTTCGAGACAGCCGCGGGAGCCGCAGACGCAGAGGCGCCCCTCCGGCTCGACGGTCATGTGACCCACTTCTCCCGCCGCACCGTCCGCCCCTTCCCATAGCCGCCTTTCGAGTACAAGTCCTCCACCCACGCCGGTCCCCAGGGTGAGGGTGATGAACGATCTGAAATTTCTTCCTGCCCCGAACAGCGCCTCACCAAGCGCGATGATATTGGCATCGTTACCGAGGGTGATGGGAAGACCCAGCCGCTCCTGCAGAAGTGCCGCGAGAGGCGCATTGTTCAGGGAGGGCAGATTGGGGCTGACTCGGACGATGCCTTCAGGGGCTATGATTCCCGGCACTCCCATCCCCAGGGCTTCCGCCTTGAGACCCTGCTTTTCGGCAACGACGCAGAGTTCGCGGCAGAAAGCAATCAGACGATCCAGAAATTGCTCCAGACCTTCCTCCATCCGGGTGGGCATACGAAAAACGGAGGACAGCACTCCCTCGGAGGTGACCAGCGCGCCGCGGCAATTGGTTCCGCCCAAATCAATGCCGATCACCGCCTTTTGACTCATGGCTTCTCCCCCCGACTTTCGGTGGCAATGGCAAGTTTTCCGAAACCGGCCTCGCGAGCTGCATCCATCAACTGCACCACCTTTCCATGCCTCGCCTCTTCGTCTGCCAGAAGGAGGAAGGTCATGGTCCGTGCCTTTTCACCGTAGCCACTGAGGCGGCGGCGCAGTTCTTCCAGCTCAACGCGTTCTTCATTAAAGGTAATCTCGCCACTCCTGGAGAAATATACCTTGATTTCCTCCTGTGGCTTTTCAGCCATTTGAGAGGAGGATTCGGGAAGCTTGATTGAAATCCCAGGGGTTTCCACAAAGGTGGTGGATATCATGAAGAAGATGAGCAGGAGAAAGACCACGTCCACCATAGGGGTCAGTTCGACCCTGGGATCTTCTCGCCTCTTGCGAATAAAGGCCATTCGTCACTCCCCCAGCAGATCGACCATGTGCAGGGAATATTCCTCCATCTCCAGAACCATTCGATCCACCCGGCTGGTGAGATATTTATGAAGCAGAATGGTGGGAATCGCCACGGTGAGGCCGGCGGCCGTGGTAATGAGGGCCTTGGAAATTCCACCGCCCAGAGTAGCCGGAGTGCCTCCCCCCTGAGCGGAGATTATCGTGAAAGCCTCGATCATGCCCAGCACGGTCCCCAGCAATCCGAGCAGAGGAGAAATGGTTGCGATTGTCCCGAGAAGGCCCAGATAGCGTTCCAGGGGAGCGGCTTCCCGTCCGCCAACTTCTTCCACAATCGTCTTGATCTGCTCCCGGGGCCGCCCCGCACTGCGAAGGGCTGAAACCAGAATGCGGGCCAGGGGAGTGCCGGTCCTCTGACAGACGATAACCGCCTCCTCGATCCGGTTCTTCCTTACCAAACTTTCCACCTCCCTGACCATCGCTATGGTCCCCCTGCCCAGGCGGAACAACGTCCATACCCTCTCGAAAAAAATGGCCAAGGCCAAAACGGAGCAGAGCAGGATGGGATACATGAGTGGCCCGCCCTTTTGGAATATCTCCAGCATGTTACGAATCCGCCTTTCTTAAAGCATCACTGAATCGCCATAGAGTAACATAAAACCGATTGGAACAAAAAGATGAACTATTTAGAGGGATGGAGGGTTTCGACAGGTCTCTTGGAATCATCCTTCGTGGCCTCCATCTCTCGGCGCAGCCTGTTGAGCTGGCGATTCAACTGGGTAATCTTCATGGCGCTGAACAGGGCTGCCAAGATGAACCCGAGAAAAAAGATAAAGATGAGGATCAAAAAAAGAGGCATTGGAGGCGTTCGATAGCTGAAGAAGATGATCTGCACAGATTGGGCATTGTTGATGCTGAAAATAAAGAGCACCAGAAGAATAACAGAGGCAAGAAGGATACGAAGAGTTTTCATGGGCGTCTCTCGTCAAAGGCGTGTGCAAGAAGTTCGTAGGTTGCCTCGATGTGCTGGGGAATGACCCGTACATCGGAAAAGACCGGCATGAAGTTGGTGTCGCCGCTCCAGCGCGGCACAATGTGCATGTGGAGATGATCAGCCACCCCCGCTCCGGACTCCCGACCAAGATTCATACCGACATTAAACCCGTGGGGCGCAACTTTCTCTTGCAGCACGTTGCGGCAGAGAACCAGAAAACGGTGCATCTCCAACGCTTCATTCTCGGTGAGGTCATTAAGATCGGCGATGTGCCGATAGGGAGCGATCAGGAGATGGCCGTTAGAATACGGATACTTGTTCATGATGATGAAGGCATGCTCTCCGCGTCGAAGGACATGGCGCTTCCGATCCTCACCCCGGATCTCCCGAATGCAGAAGATGCAGCCTTCTTCCGGCGAGTTTTCGTCTCCGGCGATATAAGCCATCCGCCAAGGGGCCCAAAGCTGTTTCATGGTTTGTCTCCCTGGGAACTTCAAGAGATCCCTGGCTCCCGATTACGGTGCTCTGCATATTAAATGAATTATTCCAATGGAATAATCCGTCCCTCTATCCGATCGTTCACCTCAAGGATGCCGACGGAATGGTATGGCGCCCGTCTGCAGTCAGTGGGGCTTCCGGGATTGAAGAAGAGTATTCCATCCCTGCGATGACAAACGGGCTGGTGACTGTGGCCATAAACAATACAATCGAGGCGCTCCCCATGAAACTCCCTGAGAATGCGATCCTCAATTCTGTCGGGGCAGCCCCAACCGTGGATCAGTCCAATGCGAAAAGTGCCTGCCTCAATGATCTTGCTGATGGGGAGGCCTCGAACCGGAGGATCCATGTTACCCCGCACGACATGAACGGTTCGGCCGGTAAAAGCGGCCAGCACATCCGGATTAATTATATCGCCGGCATGAAGGATCATATCGACTTCCCGGAAACAGCCGTTCAGCAGGTCCTGAAGAAAGGAAATACCCTGACCGGGATCCTGGATATGCGTATCGGAAAGTACGCCGATTTTAAACATGAAAACTCCAATTGTGAAATTTCGATAGAGCATCCAAGTATAACAAAAGATGTCCGGGAAAAAAATGCTGTATTCCTGGATCAGTTCAGGTGTTTCCCTGCTTCCTGATTCACTATGGCTAAAAACAGCCAACAAGACGGGCATCTGCCACCCTCTCAGAGCCTCATTTGATTTCATTTATCAGAAGTTTGCCTTGACGGCCCTGAATCTAAAGGTATCCTCAGAAGGGTTATGCAATAATCCACTCTTGGCACCTACGTTGCTTAAGCAAGTAATCTGTTCCCGGCGGGTATACCAAACAGAGTTTCTTCCAGATGCGGTTCTCGAGAGATTCTGCTTGACAGGCCATCACAGGTGCGAGTATTTTTATATTTAATATTACTAAATTTTTTTCTAGACATACTTCAGAACTTTTCCCAAGCACACAATGAAAATAACGTTGTATCTGATGTGGAACCATTTCGCACATAGGGTATCCTTTAAGGCAAATTAAAAAATCAATTACAAGGGAGGATGTTGAATCATGTCCAAACGTCAAGACGCCCTGGATTATCACAGCTCAGGCCGTAAAGGAAAAATCGAAGTCGTTACCACAAAGCCCTGCGCCACCAGCCGGGACCTGTCCCTCGCCTACAGCCCCGGAGTCGCCGAGCCTTGTCTGGAGATCGAAAAAAACCCCAATACCGCCTACGAGTATACCGCCAAGGGAAACCTCGTGGCCGTCGTCTCCAACGGAACCGCGGTTCTCGGGTTGGGAGATATAGGCGCCTTGGCTGGGAAACCGGTCATGGAAGGCAAAGGAGTCCTGTTCAAGCGTTTCGCCGATGTCGACGTTTTCGATATCGAACTCGACACCAAGGATTCCGACGAGATCATCCGCACCGTCAAACTCCTCGAGCCGACCTTCGGCGGCATCAACCTGGAAGATATCAAGGGTCCCGAGTGCTTCTACATCGAGGAAGAGCTCAAAAAGATCATGAACATCCCCGTCTTCCACGATGACCAGCACGGCACGGCCATTATCGCCGCCGCCGGGATGCTCAATGCCCTCGAGATCGTCGGCAAGAAGATCGAGGACGTTAAAATGGTGGTCAACGGGGCTGGTGCCGCCGGAATCGCCTGCGCCAACCTCGCTATATCCCTCGGCATCAAGAAAGACAATGTCATCCTCTGTGATACCAAAGGGGTTATCTACAAGGGACGCACCGCCGGGATGAACGACTACAAGGAGCGCCTGGCCGCCGAAACCGACGCCCGCACCCTGGAGGAGGCGATGGTCGGCGCCGACATATTCTTCGGCGTTTCGGCCAAAGGAGCCGTCACCACCGAGATGTTGCGCTCCATGGCCAAGGACCCGGTCGTCTTCGCCATGGCCAATCCGGACCCTGAAATCACTCCGCCCGAGGCCAAGGAAGTGCGCGACGACGTCATCATCGGCACCGGACGCAGCGACTACAACAACCAGGTCAATAACGTCCTGTGTTTCCCCTTCCTCTTCCGCGGAGCCCTGGACACCCATGCCAGCGCCATCAATGAGGAAATGAAGCTGGCGGCGGTCAAGGCCCTGGCCGACCTCGCCAAGGAGGACGTCCCCGATTCGGTGCGCAAGGCCTACGGCAACGTCGAGATCAGCTTCGGTCGTGAATATCTCATTCCCAAACCCTTCGATCCACGCGTCCTTCTCCATGTCGCCCCAGCCGTTGCCCAGGCGGCCATGGACAGCGGAGTTGCCCGCCGTCCGATTTCCGATATGGAAAAGTACGTGGAGCAGCTCGAAGCTCTGCAGGGCCGCTCCAAGGAGATTATGCGGACGCTGATCAACAAGGCCAAGTCCGACCCCAAGCGGGTGGTCCTTCCTGAGGGGGAAGAAGACAAAATCCTTCGTGCCGCCCAGATCCTCATCGACGAGAAGATCGCCATTCCTATCCTGCTCGGCGACAAGGAGGAAATCTACAACCGGATCGAGGAACTCGGTCTCGACCTCAACGGCGTCCAGATCATCGACCCGATGACCGATTCCAGACGGGGCGAATACATCGACGCTTTTTTCGAGCTTCGCCAGCGCAAAGGGGTAACCCGTGCCGAAGCCAAGCGCCTTATCAAGAAGAACCGCAACTTTTACGGGGCGATGATGGTCGAGAAGGGCGATGCGGATGCCCTCCTCTCGGGAATCGCGCACCATTACCCCGATACCATTCGTCCGGCCCTTGAAATCATCGGAAAACAGGATGGTCTCTCCAAGGTTCACGGGATGTACATGCTGGTCTTCAAAAAGGATGTCGTCTTCTGCGCCGATGCCACGGTGACCATAGAGCCGACCGCCGAGGAGTTGGCCGAAACCGCCATTCTCTCGGCACAGAAAGCCAGGCATTTCGAGGTTGAGCCTAAAGTGGCCATGCTCTCCTTCTCAAACTTCGGCAGCACCGAGCACCCCTTGACCCTTAAGGTCAAGCGTGCCACTGCCCTGGTCAAGGAGCAGGCCCCCGACCTCATCGTGGACGGCGAGATGCAGGCTAACGTTGCTCTCGACCCGGAACTGGTAGCCAACCAGTATCCCTTCTCCGCGCTCAAGGGAGACGCCAACGTTCTGGTCTTCCCCGACCTGCAGTCGGGCAACATCTGCTACAAGCTGCTCATCAAGCTCGGCGGCGCCGAATCGGTGGGGCCGATCCTTATGGGGATGAAGAAGCCGGTGCACGTCCTGCAGCGGGGGGACGACGTGGCCGACATCATCAATATGGCCGCGGTCGCCGTGGTCGACGCCCAGGAAGCGGCCAGGGCATAAATTACCGAACAGCAGCAGAGAAAAAGAGGGGGGGAGCCGGCGGCTCCCCCCTTTTCCATCTTTTCCTTTCCATGTCCGTTCAATCCTGCTAAACTTCCGCGACAAAAAATCCAGTTTTTATATTTTCGCAAAATATCAGAGGTTTTCCATGCGCTACATGAGTACCCGCGGCCAGGTCCGTGGCATACCTTTCAAGGACGCTGTCATGATGGGCCTTGCCGACGACGGCGGACTTCTGCTGCCGGAATCGATTCCTGCCCTATCTCCCGGCGACATCGAGGCGCTGGAGAAGCTGGCCTACCCGGAACTGGCCTTTCAGATCATTTCCCTTTTCGCCTCCGACATTCCCTCTGCGGACCTCAAAGGTCTCATCGAGCGTTCCTACAGCACCTTCACCCATCCCGAGGTCACTCCCGTCAGCCATCAGGACGGAGTGTACATCCTCGAACTCTTCCACGGCCCCACCCTGGCTTTCAAAGACGTTGCGCTGCAGTTTCTCGGGAATCTTTTCGAATATCTTCTCAATGAGCGCGGCGAGAAGATGAATATCGTCGGAGCCACCTCAGGGGATACGGGCAGCGCCGCCATCTACGGTGTCCGGGGAAAAGAGAACATCAACATCTTCATTCTACATCCTCACCAACGGGTTTCACCGGTTCAGGAAATGCAGATGACCACGGTTCTCGACCCCAATGTCCATAATCTGGCAATTCAAGGATCCTTTGATGATGGCCAACGCATCGTCAAGGAAATCTTTGGCGATCTCGAGTTCAAGTCACGCCTTTCGCTTGGCGCGGTCAATTCCATCAATTGGGCCCGCGTTCTTGCGCAGATCGTCTATTATTTCTACGCTTGGGGCCGGGTGCGTCGCCAGACCGGCTGCAACAGTCTCTATTTTTCCGTTCCGACCGGCAATTTCGGTGACATATTCGCCGGCTACATCGCCAAGCGCATGGGGCTGCCGATCCGCCGTCTGGTGCTGGCCACCAACGAGAACAATATCCTGTCCCGATTCGTCCGCAACGGCGATTATTCCACCGGCAATGTTGTGGAGACTCTCTCCCCATCCATGGATATCCAGGTAGCCAGCAATTTCGAACGCTATCTCTTCTATCTCTACGGCGGCAACTCCGAAAGAGTTGCGGCGGCAATGGAATCCTTCAGCCGCGACGGAAGACTGAGCTTTTCTAAAGAGGAAATGGCCGAAGTGGGGAACGATTTTCTTTCCCAGACGGTGGACAGGGACCAGACCATCGATACCATCCGGAGTTTCCACGCCCTCACCGGCTATATCCTCGACCCCCATACCGCAGTCGGAATCAAGGCTGGTCGGGATCTTTCGGGTGGCGAAGCTCCGGTGGTCTGCCTGGCCACTGCGCATCCGGCCAAATTCGGAGAAGCCGTACGCTCGGCCATCGGCCGTGAGCCTGAAATCCCACCTTCGCTGGCAGGCATCGAGGCGCTGGAGAGGCGCTGCGAGATCATCGACGCCGATACCGAGGCAGTCAAAAAGTATGTGGAAAGGAAAACCGTCATTGGTCATTAGTTAAACCGTCATTGGTCAATGGTTGTAACAAATGACAAATTACAAATGACGCCATAAACGAAAAAGCCCCCGATTTCTCGGGGGCTTTTTCGTTTATGGCTTGACGATTATTTAGCAGTCGAAGTAAAGAGCGAATTCCTCGGGACAGGGGCGCATCCGAACGGGATTGACCTCGGC
This is a stretch of genomic DNA from Desulfuromonas sp. TF. It encodes these proteins:
- a CDS encoding biopolymer transporter ExbD; this encodes MAFIRKRREDPRVELTPMVDVVFLLLIFFMISTTFVETPGISIKLPESSSQMAEKPQEEIKVYFSRSGEITFNEERVELEELRRRLSGYGEKARTMTFLLLADEEARHGKVVQLMDAAREAGFGKLAIATESRGEKP
- the tgt gene encoding tRNA guanosine(34) transglycosylase Tgt, whose translation is MFTFDLLAVDPCSAARRGRVTTPHGVIETPIFMPVGTHAALKAMTPAQVEETGAQIILSNTYHLHLKPGEGLVQKAGGLHRFMNWSKPILTDSGGFQVFSLPKKKITETGVYFRHEVTGEEIFLGPKEATGIQNALGADIIMAFDECIPYPATHEYAAASIKKTLRWAELCLASQNRPEQALFGIVQGSVYEDLRRECARELTAMGFPGYAIGGVSVGEGLDLLKKVVDYTAPFLPEDKPRYLMGVGLPEDILESVQRGMDMFDCVIPTRYARSATLFTSRGKIRLTHRRYRRDFFPVDAACDCYCCRNFTRAYLHHLYNANEILSATLAAIHNVHFYLEMMQGARKAIEQGVFVDFKEDFLGRYGSET
- a CDS encoding ROK family protein — its product is MSQKAVIGIDLGGTNCRGALVTSEGVLSSVFRMPTRMEEGLEQFLDRLIAFCRELCVVAEKQGLKAEALGMGVPGIIAPEGIVRVSPNLPSLNNAPLAALLQERLGLPITLGNDANIIALGEALFGAGRNFRSFITLTLGTGVGGGLVLERRLWEGADGAAGEVGHMTVEPEGRLCVCGSRGCLEQYASATGIVRSVQEFLNAGGMSSLRGLAREELTSHQVAVAALRGDRVALAALDEAGRRLGQVLAGIANLLNLEGAVISGGASESLDLFRPALEGELSRRAFEIPAQRMKVVNGELGDDAGILGAAALTLGIGPVATQSGCTI
- a CDS encoding lipopolysaccharide assembly protein LapA domain-containing protein — translated: MKTLRILLASVILLVLFIFSINNAQSVQIIFFSYRTPPMPLFLILIFIFFLGFILAALFSAMKITQLNRQLNRLRREMEATKDDSKRPVETLHPSK
- a CDS encoding response regulator translates to MTKETERKVLIVEDDPVVCRLTANLLEKERNLKAQCATSGEDAVRAWRDGKFDVILMDIRMEGMDGIETAKLIRELERTYGRKRAKIIAYSAIADQNTIESSFEAEFDDFISKPSTLAKIMDKIDHSLSTH
- a CDS encoding MotA/TolQ/ExbB proton channel family protein is translated as MLEIFQKGGPLMYPILLCSVLALAIFFERVWTLFRLGRGTIAMVREVESLVRKNRIEEAVIVCQRTGTPLARILVSALRSAGRPREQIKTIVEEVGGREAAPLERYLGLLGTIATISPLLGLLGTVLGMIEAFTIISAQGGGTPATLGGGISKALITTAAGLTVAIPTILLHKYLTSRVDRMVLEMEEYSLHMVDLLGE
- a CDS encoding fumarate reductase/succinate dehydrogenase flavoprotein subunit; the protein is MILDGKCPTGPIQTSWDRHQFDLKLVNPSNKRKYKVLVVGTGLAGGAAAATLGELGYNVEAFCYQDSARRAHSIAAQGGINAAKNYPSDGDSIFRLFYDTIKGGDFRAREADVWRLAQVSNNIIDQCVAQGVPFARDYAGYLDNRSFGGAQVSRTFYARGQTGQQLLIGAYQALSRQVKAGSVKLFERREMLDLVVVDGVAKGITCRNLVTGEIESYWGDAVVLATGGYVNVFYLSTNAMGCSVTAAWKAAKKGAYMANPCYTQIHPTCIPQTGEHQSKLTLMSESLRNDGRCWVPKSKEDCDKPASAIAEDDRDYYLERKYPSFGNLAPRDIASRAAKEQCDDERGVGPGKRGVYLDFASSIGRVGEDTIRERYGNLFQMYEKITDENAYKQPMRIYPAPHYSMGGLWVDYNCMSNVPGLFVLGEANFSVHGANRLGASALMQGLADGYFVIPNTIAGYLATVKPATVTADHPEFKKSREEVEGQIQKLLSIKGKKTVSEMHRELGKIMWENVGMARSKESLTEALKRIPELREEFWQNVNVTGGPGETNQQIENAGRLADFLEFGEILAKDALHREESCGGHFRVEHQTDDGEAMRDDENFTYVGAWEFKGNDKEPELHKEPLKFENVHLAVRSYK
- a CDS encoding succinate dehydrogenase cytochrome b subunit, encoding MRWYKTSLGKKYIMGLTGLAMVGFVVAHMLGNLSIFGGAEGINSYAEHLRAFPPLLWAFRGAMLVFFILHIWMGITLYLENKSARPEQYAMKKNERTTFSAETMIWTGVILGVFVIYHLLHFTIHAFNPEFNQMADEIGRFDVFRMMTTSFDGLVVTVVYVAAMIVLLLHLRHGIQSFFQSLGLTNDATLPKLTTGGRWVAGLVAIGFLFTPILIFFNVIGG